CGATATTGTCGGGAAGATCCTGCCGGAACCTACATATTGAACCCTCGCTGGTGTATCCCAAGAAAAAACGAGGTGCTGGTGTTGCATCACCGGCAGGTTCGTTGATACGTTGAAGGCATCCATTCTTATCCTGTGTGAATAGTACCTCAACCTGTATTTTCATCAGTTCCATATTAGAACGCATCCAACAGAATCTCCCTGTCCTTATTGAAGTCCGCCAGAGCATTTACGTAAGCTTTAGTCGATTTGTGCAAGCGTTCAACCCTCTCTTCGGGAATCGGTCCGCTATCCTCTTCAATACACAGGTCAGATATGATACGGATGCCGACATATTTGACGTTATTAATCGCACAGACATCCACAATCGCTGACGACTCCCAATTGACTGCGACGGCTCCACTCTCTTTGGCAATCTTGTCCCTCACTTCACGATTATAGATGTCCATATCGCCGCAAATCACAGAGGATTTTGTAATCGTAACATTGGGATTGGTTAATAGCGTCGTTGCAAATTTGCTTATTGACGATGCAGAAGCCTGAAACAACCGTTCCCGCCATGCCTCTTGTTCACGTCGAATTTCGGTTCTATTTGGTACGTCATGTTCAGAGACACCGGTAATCACTACAATGTCTCCAATATTCAAGGTATCGACTAAACCACCAGCAAATCCGAACTCAAAGAAGGTATCCACCTGATATGTGTCTATTATCATCTGGCACATTGACGCTGCACGTACTTTGCCCATGCCAGACTGCATGACAACCCATTGCTTGTTTCCATCAACGCCTTCAAACTGCAGCCTGCTGTTCCAATTAACTGAACCATCGACATCCTGCCCCAAGACGTTGAGAAGTGCTAAGGTTTCATCGGCGTAAGCCGTCATAATGCAGAGTTTTGTATTCACAAACTTCACCCCACAATGAAATAGTTTATCTAACTAATCGCTCGATTTTTGAAATTCACAGTAACTCTGATACCGAAACTCCGAGATGTCGCCTTTTCTCAACGCCATCTCCACCGCACAACCTTCCTCATAAGTATGCGTGCAGGAACCTTTTGTACAATGCTCTCGGAGCGAATTCATCTCTGGAAAATAGCGGTCCATTAAGCGAGGCTCAATGTCGTAAAAGTGCAACTCGCGAAGTCCGGGCGTATCGGCGATAAAACCACCGAAATCCAATTTGTAAAGTTGGGTTGCAGCAGTCGTGTGCCTTCCGCCTCGCTTGGGATTTACTGTGTTCGTCTTCAATTTCAAACCGGGCTGGATAGCATTCAGGAGCGAGGATTTTCCAACGCCTGACAATCCAGAGAGTGCAGAAGTCCTCCCTTTCATCCACGCTTTCAAATCCTCGATTCCTTCACCGGTTGTTGCACTCGTGACGATTGCCGGATAACCGATTTTCTCGTAAAGTGTGACCATCGCGTCTACTTCTGAACGGTTTTCAAGCATATCAATTTTATTAAAACAGACAAGTGGCTCAATCCTTGATGCTTCGGCGATAACAAGGAATTTGTCCAGCATTCGCTGCCAGATCGGTGGCTCTTTTACGGAAGAAACAATGACAAGTCCATCAAGATTCGGAATGAGAATAACCCCTTTAGATTGTGTTCCCTTGCGTTTGTATTGACCCTTGCGACGCATAACGGCTGCAATGACACCATGCCTTTCATCAACCACTTGAATTTTGACGCGATCCCCGACATAGACTTGCTGATTTCTGCTAAACGCATCTCGTTTTCCGCGTAGCGAACATTGATATTGATTCACATCACACTGCACAAGGTAAACACCATTGCTCGCACGCATCACGACACCTTCGGGAAGCCCAACCAATTTTTCGTTATCAAAGAGATAGCCTGTCCGTTTGAGAAGTTCCTCGTCCGGTATAATTCGTGCGGTTTTGATGGCACTGAGATGCTTGACCCTATTTTTGACAAGCATCTTCTCCGATTTGAGTAGCAGTGCGACAACGACAGGTTTGTCCGTGTCGTTGTCAAGCGCATTCTCCGCGTCCCGAATCGCTGGGTTCATGCCAAGATACACCTTGCGATAGGCGACACGCTCCCGCCAATCAAAAGCTGAGTAATCACCTTCAACAATTTTTTGTGCTTCTATTAAAGTTGTGCCTGCGTAAACAGACATTGCCATAGGTTCTAATTACCTTTGTTTTGCCTACCCCAAATCACCGCGAATTTCCGCGAAGGGTTCAAAGAGACGTTCGTTAAAACATAATCTTTCACCTACATGCAATTTTGGATGCACTTTAGGCGGCATCACGTAAACGATTCAAGGTTCTTTCGCTGCAACCAACCTGACATTTGTAAAAAGTCAAAGGATACACGATTCGTCTCTGTGTGTCAAGAAAAAATTAGACTGATTTTTCTTGACGTGTTTTAGGAAATTGGTTATTCTTTTACCGAGTGAACAATTGATCGAGTGCGGTAGAAGGATCCATCGAATCATTATATTGAGGACAAGGAGAATACAGATGAAAACGTATCGTGCTGCTGTTATTGGTTGTAGCCGGATGGGTGCATTTATTGATAACGAAGTCCCCGACTATGAAGCGATTAAGTTACCTTATTCCCATGCTGCCGGCTTTTTTGCTGAAGAACGAACTGACCTTGTTGCGTGTGCTGATCTTCGTCCAGAAGTCATGGAACATTTTGGCAACCGATACAATGTCCCAAAAGCGAATCAATACACCGATTATCGTGAAATGCTTGAAAAAGAACAGCCTGATATCGTCAGTGTTGCCACACAACCAGAGCATCGCGCAGAAATTGTTGTTTACGCAGCAGAGCACGGTGTGAAAGCCATCTATGCAGAAAAGGCG
This genomic window from Candidatus Poribacteria bacterium contains:
- a CDS encoding 5'-methylthioadenosine/S-adenosylhomocysteine nucleosidase → MNTKLCIMTAYADETLALLNVLGQDVDGSVNWNSRLQFEGVDGNKQWVVMQSGMGKVRAASMCQMIIDTYQVDTFFEFGFAGGLVDTLNIGDIVVITGVSEHDVPNRTEIRREQEAWRERLFQASASSISKFATTLLTNPNVTITKSSVICGDMDIYNREVRDKIAKESGAVAVNWESSAIVDVCAINNVKYVGIRIISDLCIEEDSGPIPEERVERLHKSTKAYVNALADFNKDREILLDAF
- the rsgA gene encoding ribosome small subunit-dependent GTPase A, whose translation is MAMSVYAGTTLIEAQKIVEGDYSAFDWRERVAYRKVYLGMNPAIRDAENALDNDTDKPVVVALLLKSEKMLVKNRVKHLSAIKTARIIPDEELLKRTGYLFDNEKLVGLPEGVVMRASNGVYLVQCDVNQYQCSLRGKRDAFSRNQQVYVGDRVKIQVVDERHGVIAAVMRRKGQYKRKGTQSKGVILIPNLDGLVIVSSVKEPPIWQRMLDKFLVIAEASRIEPLVCFNKIDMLENRSEVDAMVTLYEKIGYPAIVTSATTGEGIEDLKAWMKGRTSALSGLSGVGKSSLLNAIQPGLKLKTNTVNPKRGGRHTTAATQLYKLDFGGFIADTPGLRELHFYDIEPRLMDRYFPEMNSLREHCTKGSCTHTYEEGCAVEMALRKGDISEFRYQSYCEFQKSSD